In a genomic window of Myxococcus fulvus:
- a CDS encoding peptidase inhibitor family I36 protein, with protein sequence MNWLDFRRLTRAGSWSLGALLTVAGLATGSLLLSPAEASADDTNPCPFSDVLCLFDGEDYTGAVWNVRAWPPGTSTCVGLPEHGWEGRAESAINRGTQNAYLFPNEDCSGYPVTLLPGEWLSPLEFAPKSVFVF encoded by the coding sequence ATGAACTGGCTCGATTTCCGTCGTCTCACGCGCGCGGGCTCCTGGAGCCTCGGCGCCCTTCTCACGGTGGCGGGGCTCGCGACGGGCTCGCTGCTGTTGTCCCCGGCCGAGGCCTCGGCCGATGACACCAATCCCTGTCCCTTCTCGGACGTGCTCTGCCTGTTCGATGGAGAGGACTACACCGGCGCGGTGTGGAACGTCCGGGCCTGGCCTCCGGGCACGTCCACCTGCGTGGGCCTGCCCGAGCACGGCTGGGAGGGCCGCGCCGAGTCCGCCATCAACCGGGGCACCCAGAACGCGTACCTGTTCCCCAACGAGGACTGCTCGGGCTACCCCGTGACGCTCCTGCCGGGCGAGTGGCTGAGCCCGCTCGAGTTCGCGCCCAAGAGCGTCTTCGTCTTCTGA
- a CDS encoding enoyl-CoA hydratase-related protein translates to MSYQHIRTSVADRVATLELNRPEARNGFTITMADELADALSQADANEDVRVVILTGAGKDFCVGADLSGMSFEVANGGLPEPGWVEPATRVTRRLFSLSKPVIAAVRGAAVGVGSTMLLPADFRLAAKDSRFGFVFSRRGIYPEGGSSWFLPRLVGMGRALDWMVSGRLIPADEALGAGLVRSLHESDEVLGAAQALARELVESTAPVSVAVIRQSLYRMSALPTPEQAFSLDSQLIASLGQNTDAVEGVMAFLQKRPPSFTRTVEQDLPGFLPWRERKS, encoded by the coding sequence ATGAGCTACCAACACATCCGGACCTCGGTCGCGGACCGGGTTGCCACTCTCGAGCTGAACCGTCCCGAGGCGCGCAACGGCTTCACCATCACCATGGCGGACGAGCTGGCGGACGCGCTGTCCCAGGCGGACGCCAACGAGGACGTGCGCGTCGTCATCCTCACGGGGGCCGGCAAGGACTTCTGTGTGGGCGCGGACCTGAGCGGCATGTCCTTCGAGGTCGCCAACGGCGGCCTGCCCGAGCCGGGGTGGGTGGAGCCCGCGACGCGGGTGACCCGCCGCCTGTTCTCCCTGAGCAAGCCCGTCATCGCCGCCGTGCGGGGCGCCGCGGTGGGCGTGGGCTCGACGATGCTCCTGCCCGCGGACTTCCGGCTGGCGGCGAAGGACAGCCGCTTCGGCTTCGTCTTCAGCCGGCGGGGCATCTACCCGGAAGGCGGCTCCAGCTGGTTCCTGCCCCGGCTGGTGGGCATGGGCCGCGCGCTCGACTGGATGGTGAGCGGCCGGCTCATCCCCGCGGACGAGGCGCTCGGCGCGGGGCTGGTCCGCTCGCTCCATGAGTCCGACGAGGTCCTCGGCGCCGCCCAGGCGCTGGCGCGCGAGCTGGTGGAGTCCACCGCGCCCGTGTCCGTGGCGGTCATCCGTCAGTCCCTCTACCGCATGAGCGCCCTGCCCACCCCGGAGCAGGCCTTCTCGCTCGACAGCCAGCTCATCGCGAGCCTGGGACAGAACACGGACGCAGTGGAGGGCGTGATGGCGTTCCTCCAGAAGCGGCCCCCCTCCTTCACACGCACCGTGGAGCAAGATTTGCCGGGCTTCCTGCCGTGGCGGGAGCGCAAGTCATGA